The Aedes albopictus strain Foshan chromosome 1, AalbF5, whole genome shotgun sequence genomic interval CAAAAACACGTCTGGGATGGACCATCTACGGATCGGTGCCAGACAGCAGTAAGAACGCATTGACCTTCCACATCTGCAGCTGCGAATCGGATTCATCGCTTCACGAGCTGGTGAAGCAATATTTTTCTGTGGAGAGCCTCGGGGTGAAGATTGTCGACGGTCTACAGTCACGAGAGATCCAGAGGGCAAATCGCATACTGGAGAGCTCGACGAAGCGGATCGGGCAGCGCTACGAGACCGGCTTGCTTTGGAGGTTCGACGTGTTTGAGTTTCCGGATAGCTATCAGATGGCCGTAAAACGAATGGTGTGTCTTGAACGGCGCATGGCGAAGAATGCGACTATAGGAGAAAGCGTGAGGAAGCAGATGGTCAAATACCAGGAAAAAGGATACATCCATCGGGCGACAGAAGCGGAATTGAAGGAAGCGGATCCAAGGAGGACTTGGTATCTCCCTTTAGGAGTAGCCTTAAATCCCAAGAAACCGGAGAAGATCCGAATATTCTGTGATGCTGCGGCTATGGTAGATGGAGTATCTTTGAACTCCATGCTTTTGAAGGGGCCAGATCTCCTGAGCTCTCTGCCCGCCGTTCTATTCGGGTTCCGAGAGAGACGCTACGCCCTCTGTGCCGACATCAAGGAGATGTTCCATCAGATCCGAATCAAGAAAGAAGACCAGCACGCTCAGCGACTGTTGTGGCGTGATTCCCCGGACGAAGATCCAGCAGTTTACATCATGGACGTCGCTACCTTCGGCTCTACCTGCTCCCCTTGTTCGGCCCAGTATGTAAAAAACATCAATGCTGTCGAACATGCAGCGGAGTTTCCAGCGGCAGCGGAGGCTGTTATCAAGAAACATTATGTCGACGATTATCTGGACAGCGCGGACACTATCGACGAAGCAGTGCGGCAGGCTGAGGAAGTGCGAATCGTTCATTCCAGGGGAGGTTTCCATATCAGGAACTGGATGTCCAATTCAGAGGAAGTTCTTCGACGGGTCGGGGAACCCAGTATGGCTACGAAAAAGCACCTGAGCCTGGATAAAAGCGGCGTAACGGAACGTATTCTGGGAATGCTGTGGTGTCCCGATAAGGATGAATTTACCTACTCCACGACCTTGGAAGTGGTCACTCATCCACCGACTAAGCGCATAGTTCTACGAGCGGTCATGAGTCTGTTTGACCCGTTAGGGTTGATGTCATTTTTTGTCATCCACGGCAAGGTGCTCATACAGGATATTTGGAGAGCAAAAACGAACTGGGACGAGCCAATCCCGGAGAGATTATGTCGAAGATGGTTCCAGTGGACGAAGCTATGTGAACAGCTAAACTGTGTTCGCATTGGCCGTTGTTATTTCCCGGATCGTGGTCCTGCAGACTTAGAATCGCTACAACTTCACGTTTTTGTAGACGCGAGTGAAGGAGCCTACGCCTGCGTAGCGTACTTCAGGGCTGTGTATAGCGGAAAGGTGGAATGTGCGCTGGTTGCGGCAAAATCCAAGGTGGCACCGTTGAAGTCCCTGTCCATCCCTCGTATGGAGTTGCAGGCCGCAATACTGGGTGTACGGTTGAAGAAGATGATTCGCGAAGCGCACAGTTTACCGATCGACGAATGTTTCTACCACACGGACTCCAAGAATGTATTAGCCTGGATAAATTCGGATCACCGAAACTATCGACAGTACGTGGCCGTCAGGATCGGGGAGATACTGACCGAGTCGAATGAGAGAGAATGGCGCTGGATTCCGACGAAGGAAAACGTTGCGGATGATGCTACGAAGTGGGGAAATGGACCCTGCTTTTCGCCAGCTTGCCGGTGGTTCCGAGGACCTGAGTTCCTGTACCGGTCGGAAGAAGAATGGCCGGTAGACAACCAATTCAAATATGAGACATCGGAAGAAATTCGGGCATGCCTGGTTCATCGGGAAGACACTAATACGGAAACGATTGAATGGAGTCGTTTTTCAAACTGGAAGCGACTGTGGCGAAGTGTGGCGTATGTGCAAAGATTCCTGAGCAACCTGCGGAAGAAAGTGCGTGGCGAACCTCTACAATACGGAACGTTGACGCAAGAGGagctgattgcttcagaaacctcTATTTGGCGGCAGGTACAAGAAGCAGCCTACGGAGAAGAACTTCGAGTACTGGAGACAGCGAAACGAGAAAGTGTACGAGCAAAATTGGAACGGAACAGCAAGCTACGTCAGCTATCACCTTTCCTGGATACCGCGGGAGTATTGCGCTCAGAGAGTCGCATTCAGAAGGCGTATTTTGCGTCATATGACACCAGATGTCCTATAATACTTCCCAAGGATAACCCAGTTACGGTGCTACTAGTAGAGTCGTATCATAGAAAGTACCTCCATGCGAACGGTGAGACGGTGCTAAACGAGATGCGGCAGCGGTTCTACATTTCCGGCCATCGAACGCTGATACGTTCTGTTACGAAACGCTGCAATCTGTGTCGGATTAGGAAAGCCGTACCCATTGTTCCACGAATGGCCCCGCTTCCTTCGGCTAGACTTCAGGCTTACGTTCGACCCTTTTCCTACGTAGGACTGGACTATTGTGGTCCCTTGGCAGTTCGTGTAGGCAGAGCAACAACGAAAAGGTGGATTGCTCTGTTTACGTGCTTGACTATCCGTGCCGTCCACTTGGAAGTCGTGCACTCACTCAGCACGGAATCCTGTAAGCTGGCTGTTCGTCGTTTCGTTGCCCGCCGTGGTGCACCTTCGGAAGTGTACAGCGACAATGGCACCAATTTTGTTGGTGCCAGTAACGAGCTTCGACGGGAGATAGAGAACATCGGTGCTGGACTCGCAGAAACCTTCACCAACACCCATACAAAATGGTGCTTCAATCCACCTTCAGCGCCCCACATGGGCGGGTCGTGGGAGAGATTGGTGAGATCGATCAAGACGGCGCTGGAAGCGATGTATACTACAAGAACTCCAGATGAGGAAACTTTCGCAACCCTGATCATCGAAGCGGAAGCCGTTGTGAACTCTCGTCCACTGACTTTCATTCCGGTGGATCCGGGACAGCGAGAGGCCTTAACGCCAAATCATTTTTTATTAATGAGTTCGAGCGGAGTAACACAGCCGGCGAGGGCATTGGAGGAGGCCAGTAAAGCGTGTAGGAACAGCTGGAATCTGTGTCGGGTCATGGTGGACTCGTTCTGGCGTCGGTGGATACGTGAGTATCTAACCACGATTGCCCGGAGGACTAGATGGTTTGAGGATGTGAAGCCGGTAGATGTTGGGGACCTGGTAATCGTTCTAGCCGAAGGAATACGGAATGGATGGACAAGAGGTCGGACCCTTGAAGTAATTCGAGGAACGGATGGTAGAGTACGGCAGGCAATCGTCCAGACGTCGACTGGAGTCATTCGTCGGCCGGTTGCGAAGCTAGCGCGTTTGGATATTGATGGTAACATTGGCCAGAGCAGTTCCGATCCAAGTTACGGGTCGGGGAATGTTGCCGATTTGAGAGCCACTGTTGAATGCCCCTCGTCTGAGTTACCACGATCGTCTATCTAACGATGATCGCTACCGCGTCGACGAGGAAGAATGGGCAAGGTTTGGATAGATATTTGCTATTGTTTTTGATTGGAACATTCTACTTTGTATCGTGATAGTACGGACAAGATTTATTAGCTAAAATTGTCATAAAACCTACAAACTACGTTGAATTAAAACTTGAACTTGAATAAATACCATGCAAATTGAACTAGTAAGTATAGCTTAAAGTAATGACTAGGATTAATATTAATTAAAATGCTCTAAAGGTTGTAGGACGTGATTACATTCCGTAAACTATCTTTGTTGGGAGGACTCGTAGAGTGAGGTTAGACTCGATGTGAGTATTATATTGATCCTAAATGTTTATAATGCAGAAAACTAATAAGAAATTACAGCTTTTAGCAACTTCCGTTACACACAAACAACGAGTTCGCTTAAAAGTAGTCCGAACCATCCGAACACTCCGTCCC includes:
- the LOC134292262 gene encoding uncharacterized protein LOC134292262, producing MDTCQACGIQTDDSLVQCDRCDSWWHFGCVGVSDSISEKSFICTKCFSATPPPPPPHHNEVLRLPPTDTMSVSSRRSSISNASARARLNLERLEVKKVLAEKMLDLELREQERKIELARMQKEGELERRKLELQRDYEEEKLRLMEEELLDAADRSLRSQQSSNSKVRQWRSQMQLGGACSTMQSPAANEVLGDREAPTATTTTTTTSVERITTVSGTGGETSGRQPAGDSGIETATHSVARMATGTGIGTVRKQPSNSAHKGETVNSFPPPPAAPPNQVVPERYRNEFPVGEAEFGPETATTIRPAPVIPAQRTACGSSLGLSGMRSDPPTSDSQWGNSFEVQQPSQNASAGQGSSSFVTPSNPERQPGTHVQSSIRHPVDGPSSTQLAARQVMPRDLPMFSGNPEDWPVFISSFANSSQACGYTDAENLIRLQRCLKGPALEAVKSRLLFPAAVPHVIATLETLYGKPEHLIFMLLKKVREVPAPRPDKLETLIGFGIAVQNLCDHVEMGQQVAHLNNPTLLYELVDKLPANLKLDWAMFKQQAPITNLRTFAQFMSRLVTAAADVTLHMDPRTTQRGKPEKSREKNFLGAHSGSRRTEYPTKSDVPVGQSTRSGNFVTCLVCKEPGHKVRECKKFADMTVENRWKAVQTHSLCRTCIGAHGKRPCKSKKLCDVDGCQARHHSLLHSDVNQVETETAHGITNHHFVDRSSLFRILPVTLYANNRSIMVYAFLDDGSSRTLIEEDVVKYLGNEGEVNPLCLQWTANVKRIEKKSMKVSLEISGEQKTHLYQLVDVRTVNRLDLPRQSIRYTEMVKKYPYLGGLPIKDYEDAVPKILIGNDNSYLAAVLKIREGNPQEPIAAKTRLGWTIYGSVPDSSKNALTFHICSCESDSSLHELVKQYFSVESLGVKIVDGLQSREIQRANRILESSTKRIGQRYETGLLWRFDVFEFPDSYQMAVKRMVCLERRMAKNATIGESVRKQMVKYQEKGYIHRATEAELKEADPRRTWYLPLGVALNPKKPEKIRIFCDAAAMVDGVSLNSMLLKGPDLLSSLPAVLFGFRERRYALCADIKEMFHQIRIKKEDQHAQRLLWRDSPDEDPAVYIMDVATFGSTCSPCSAQYVKNINAVEHAAEFPAAAEAVIKKHYVDDYLDSADTIDEAVRQAEEVRIVHSRGGFHIRNWMSNSEEVLRRVGEPSMATKKHLSLDKSGVTERILGMLWCPDKDEFTYSTTLEVVTHPPTKRIVLRAVMSLFDPLGLMSFFVIHGKVLIQDIWRAKTNWDEPIPERLCRRWFQWTKLCEQLNCVRIGRCYFPDRGPADLESLQLHVFVDASEGAYACVAYFRAVYSGKVECALVAAKSKVAPLKSLSIPRMELQAAILGVRLKKMIREAHSLPIDECFYHTDSKNVLAWINSDHRNYRQYVAVRIGEILTESNEREWRWIPTKENVADDATKWGNGPCFSPACRWFRGPEFLYRSEEEWPVDNQFKYETSEEIRACLVHREDTNTETIEWSRFSNWKRLWRSVAYVQRFLSNLRKKVRGEPLQYGTLTQEELIASETSIWRQVQEAAYGEELRVLETAKRESVRAKLERNSKLRQLSPFLDTAGVLRSESRIQKAYFASYDTRCPIILPKDNPVTVLLVESYHRKYLHANGETVLNEMRQRFYISGHRTLIRSVTKRCNLCRIRKAVPIVPRMAPLPSARLQAYVRPFSYVGLDYCGPLAVRVGRATTKRWIALFTCLTIRAVHLEVVHSLSTESCKLAVRRFVARRGAPSEVYSDNGTNFVGASNELRREIENIGAGLAETFTNTHTKWCFNPPSAPHMGGSWERLVRSIKTALEAMYTTRTPDEETFATLIIEAEAVVNSRPLTFIPVDPGQREALTPNHFLLMSSSGVTQPARALEEASKACRNSWNLCRVMVDSFWRRWIREYLTTIARRTRWFEDVKPVDVGDLVIVLAEGIRNGWTRGRTLEVIRGTDGRVRQAIVQTSTGVIRRPVAKLARLDIDGNIGQSSSDPSYGSGNVADLRATVECPSSELPRSSI